From Marinobacter alexandrii, one genomic window encodes:
- a CDS encoding FG-GAP-like repeat-containing protein, with the protein MNNFYQYSLNSAKGKYYKFKERLEKKISSGQFDSLSRKKKNQLVSRVDKYKSKLEKLGFSMKGATVATSVAAMAAVPAIGNAQTPNVYLTLENSFSGGDDVENLALANFDLDADLELLYSVPGQSAKIGNRIEDGDEISWDSRDVGALANMQDDFVIGDIDGDQDLDVVFSNGRIIYLALNDGEGNFQLSDSEYYYASSTFVGSIGGELGINDVDLVDFDSDGDVDVIVAAETNNLIAFTNDNGSFSKETLAVPGSSVTDFEFVDLDNDGDLDLVNNHFGYIDEAVGTVGRVYASENTAGTNAEPAFEGFEDIVFQAPGRLENLTILDADGDTDIDVFASRQGYGYLYGGLNQHIDGNTGIFNETTFSGIPQPSTSSIQSVVAADFDLDGDDDLILSLEATGSYLASLELNNFTGLSLSGGQVGNTTIQPTDIAVGDIDGDGALDFAGTENTATIQLVYDRAAPYVDGFAGDLIIDENTPSGSLVGYLSLDDRQGDDVTVTIEGDDAALFSFNTETNALTTAAALDWEELGSSLDVELVLSDATKSKREVANLKLRNLAEAGHGTFDTEAQAVFGTTTPVSIVPGDFDLDGDDDLFRSINAEGGGGPREILSSSFDNAFYDQNNGFFSSKQVFQYNPLNNAIFFDVDNDGDNELVGGEDNGSLRVFFFENGFDYDDRGSGGVVGEVKEFVIGDFDGDGSDDIATLAYYEESDYLTILERVSGGDYDLEQSFSQELTGDMSPAAAALPGYDFDIEVGDFDGDGFDDILMAKSSYNDVVYLGGELGLTSIPTTVVTGDDFGLSKVASSDFDNDGDTDFALLRDTDGNGLEIDLMINDGAASFSVSETLSVGGEDRGQIVAGDFDGDGIADLAVTYVSGYSVGEGYSYGLKTFSNDGNGSFTESQSIDNTNGLELRLMDADSDDDLDILVSNTEAVEVAVCCAIGIDETLNEDAENIQVFFNSNADPTGIDLSIGSLDEGIPLGNSVGTFGVEDPNANDTHVIFLADGDGSNDEDNDKFVIDGNQLIVIKDIDFDEAANLNIHVKAIDDFGKSVTEAFTLRVNEIPGLGEISLSITSVNESSPIGGSIGVFEVTDPNINNSYVLSLTEGDGTNDADNDKFAVVGDQLLVVKDIDLNDGEELSIYVKAINNFGKTTTGAFVLTVNEVLGLEDLDDQLVLYPNPGADVMEISFNERVEGSVEIKVSDLNGKIVHQEMQRAVGESFKATVDMQDHKSGIYLIELRFGDQVFKQRWVKND; encoded by the coding sequence ATGAACAATTTTTACCAATACTCTCTTAATTCAGCAAAAGGAAAATACTACAAATTCAAGGAAAGACTTGAAAAAAAGATTTCTTCAGGCCAGTTTGATTCACTTTCAAGAAAGAAGAAGAATCAATTAGTCTCTCGTGTTGATAAATACAAATCCAAACTTGAAAAGCTTGGGTTTTCAATGAAAGGGGCAACTGTTGCAACTTCGGTAGCGGCGATGGCAGCAGTTCCAGCTATCGGAAATGCTCAAACTCCTAACGTCTACTTAACTCTTGAAAATAGTTTCTCGGGTGGTGATGATGTGGAAAATTTAGCTTTAGCAAATTTTGATTTAGATGCCGATCTTGAGTTATTGTATTCTGTACCAGGTCAATCAGCAAAAATTGGAAATAGAATTGAGGATGGAGACGAAATAAGCTGGGATAGTAGAGATGTTGGAGCACTGGCAAATATGCAGGATGATTTCGTCATAGGAGATATTGATGGGGATCAAGATCTTGATGTAGTCTTCAGTAATGGAAGAATCATTTATCTAGCGTTGAACGATGGAGAAGGAAACTTTCAATTAAGTGATTCGGAGTACTATTACGCAAGTTCGACTTTTGTAGGATCGATTGGAGGTGAGTTAGGAATAAACGATGTTGATTTAGTCGATTTTGACTCTGATGGTGATGTAGATGTAATTGTAGCTGCCGAGACTAATAACTTAATAGCTTTCACAAATGATAATGGCAGCTTCTCAAAGGAAACTTTAGCAGTGCCAGGAAGTAGCGTTACTGATTTTGAGTTTGTTGATTTAGATAACGATGGAGACTTAGATCTGGTAAACAATCATTTTGGTTACATTGATGAAGCAGTTGGGACTGTAGGTCGAGTTTATGCCTCAGAGAACACAGCAGGTACAAATGCCGAACCAGCTTTCGAAGGATTTGAAGATATAGTGTTTCAAGCCCCTGGTAGATTGGAAAACTTAACAATACTAGATGCAGATGGAGATACTGACATAGATGTATTCGCCAGCAGACAAGGGTATGGTTACCTCTATGGAGGTTTGAATCAGCACATAGATGGAAATACAGGTATTTTTAATGAAACTACTTTTTCTGGCATCCCGCAACCTTCAACCTCTTCCATCCAATCTGTAGTTGCAGCGGACTTTGACCTGGATGGTGATGATGACCTGATATTAAGTCTTGAGGCAACAGGCTCATACCTGGCAAGTCTTGAGTTAAATAACTTTACCGGCTTGAGCTTATCGGGTGGACAAGTTGGTAATACAACTATTCAGCCGACCGATATTGCCGTGGGAGATATAGACGGTGATGGAGCTTTAGATTTCGCTGGAACTGAAAATACTGCTACGATTCAGCTAGTCTATGATCGCGCAGCACCTTACGTAGATGGTTTTGCTGGAGACTTAATCATTGATGAAAACACCCCTTCCGGGAGCTTGGTCGGATACCTTTCTTTGGACGATCGTCAAGGAGATGATGTTACAGTTACCATTGAGGGAGATGATGCTGCTCTATTCTCTTTCAATACAGAAACCAATGCATTGACTACTGCCGCTGCTCTCGATTGGGAGGAGTTAGGATCCTCATTGGATGTAGAACTTGTTTTGAGTGATGCTACTAAATCTAAAAGAGAAGTAGCGAACCTTAAGCTACGAAACCTTGCTGAGGCAGGTCATGGAACTTTTGACACGGAAGCACAAGCTGTTTTTGGAACGACTACTCCTGTTTCTATTGTCCCTGGGGATTTTGATTTAGATGGAGACGATGATCTTTTTAGGTCTATCAATGCAGAAGGTGGAGGAGGCCCCCGTGAGATATTGTCATCAAGTTTTGATAATGCTTTCTATGATCAAAACAATGGGTTTTTCTCTTCGAAGCAAGTTTTTCAATACAATCCTTTAAATAATGCCATCTTTTTTGATGTAGATAATGATGGAGACAATGAATTAGTAGGAGGTGAGGACAATGGATCACTAAGAGTATTCTTTTTTGAGAATGGATTTGACTATGATGATAGAGGTAGCGGTGGTGTTGTCGGAGAGGTAAAGGAATTTGTTATAGGTGATTTTGACGGTGATGGATCGGATGATATTGCGACACTAGCTTATTATGAGGAGAGTGATTATCTAACTATTCTAGAACGTGTGAGTGGGGGAGATTATGATTTAGAACAATCATTTTCTCAAGAATTGACAGGTGACATGTCGCCAGCAGCAGCAGCTCTTCCTGGGTATGATTTTGATATAGAGGTAGGTGACTTTGACGGAGACGGATTTGATGATATATTGATGGCAAAGTCTAGCTATAATGACGTGGTTTATTTAGGAGGCGAACTTGGACTTACTTCTATTCCTACAACTGTCGTTACCGGTGATGATTTTGGATTAAGCAAAGTGGCTTCCAGTGATTTTGATAATGATGGAGATACCGACTTTGCTCTATTAAGAGATACCGATGGTAATGGATTAGAAATTGATCTAATGATTAATGATGGTGCCGCTTCTTTTTCCGTGAGTGAGACGCTAAGTGTAGGGGGAGAAGATAGGGGACAAATAGTTGCCGGGGATTTTGACGGTGATGGAATAGCGGATTTGGCAGTTACTTATGTTTCTGGATATAGTGTGGGTGAAGGATATTCTTATGGTTTAAAAACATTTAGCAATGATGGTAACGGATCTTTCACGGAATCACAATCCATAGACAATACGAATGGATTAGAGCTTAGGCTGATGGATGCCGATAGCGATGATGATCTGGATATTCTAGTGAGCAATACTGAGGCGGTTGAAGTAGCCGTCTGTTGTGCAATTGGAATAGACGAAACGTTAAATGAGGATGCTGAAAATATTCAGGTATTCTTTAATTCCAATGCTGACCCAACCGGAATTGATCTCTCCATTGGCTCTTTGGATGAAGGGATACCTCTAGGTAATTCAGTTGGCACATTTGGAGTAGAAGACCCCAACGCAAATGATACGCATGTCATCTTTTTGGCAGATGGAGATGGAAGTAATGATGAAGATAACGATAAGTTTGTCATCGATGGAAATCAATTGATCGTTATAAAAGATATTGATTTCGATGAAGCAGCTAACTTGAATATTCATGTCAAAGCTATCGATGACTTTGGTAAATCGGTAACCGAGGCATTTACACTTAGAGTCAATGAAATTCCTGGACTAGGAGAAATCAGCCTTTCTATTACATCAGTCAATGAGAGTTCTCCTATTGGAGGTTCCATTGGAGTTTTTGAAGTAACCGATCCAAACATAAATAATTCATATGTACTTTCTTTAACCGAAGGTGATGGCACAAATGATGCTGACAATGACAAGTTTGCAGTAGTCGGGGATCAATTACTCGTAGTAAAAGACATTGATTTGAATGATGGCGAGGAATTAAGCATTTATGTGAAAGCCATTAATAATTTCGGAAAAACGACTACAGGGGCATTTGTACTCACCGTCAATGAAGTGTTAGGACTGGAAGATCTGGATGATCAACTTGTTCTCTATCCAAACCCCGGAGCAGACGTCATGGAGATATCCTTCAACGAACGAGTAGAAGGAAGTGTGGAGATCAAAGTTTCTGATCTGAATGGTAAAATTGTTCATCAGGAAATGCAGAGAGCTGTGGGAGAATCATTCAAAGCCACGGTAGACATGCAAGACCATAAGTCAGGAATCTACCTGATAGAGTTGAGGTTTGGAGATCAAGTGTTTAAACAGCGCTGGGTAAAGAATGATTAA
- a CDS encoding MATE family efflux transporter, with translation MKGEETEFTTGSINRAIVLLSIPMIAEMIGESLFAIVDMIFVSRISVNAIATVALTETPLMIIYSLAVGLSMAATAIVARRVGEKKYGRAADAGFQAILISIAIGVVFGIMGFVFAEDILALMGGESELIAEGVGYTKIMYAGNLSIILIFLINGIFRGAGNASIAMKSLLLANFLNMILDPLFIFGLGPIPGMGIEGAAIATTTGRTIGVIYQLVHIFNGSSLIKLTVKNFVVRIKTIVEIIKIGSAGIGQFLVETLSWLFLVRIVAEFGTEYVAGYQLAFRVIVFTLLPSWGMANAAATLVGQNLGAKSPERAETSVWRTAKWNTIFLISVAIIFSIFSNQVLSVFNQSGIVLETAISALRIICFGYIFFAYGMVIGQAFNGAGDTYTPLWINIGVFWAIQIPLSYVLSIVYDWGPEGVFFCVAFCHSLYAVIAIMLFKRGKWKTVKV, from the coding sequence ATGAAAGGCGAAGAAACAGAATTTACCACAGGTAGTATCAATCGTGCCATTGTCTTACTCTCTATTCCTATGATAGCTGAGATGATTGGAGAATCCCTATTTGCAATCGTTGATATGATATTCGTTTCAAGGATAAGTGTCAATGCTATTGCAACAGTTGCGCTAACCGAAACTCCTTTGATGATTATTTATTCACTAGCTGTAGGCTTAAGCATGGCAGCAACAGCGATTGTCGCAAGACGAGTAGGTGAGAAGAAGTATGGTCGTGCAGCGGATGCTGGTTTTCAAGCTATACTAATATCAATAGCAATAGGAGTCGTATTTGGCATTATGGGATTCGTATTTGCCGAAGACATTCTTGCTTTAATGGGCGGTGAGTCTGAATTAATAGCGGAAGGCGTAGGCTACACGAAAATCATGTATGCAGGTAACCTAAGTATCATTTTGATCTTTTTGATTAATGGGATATTTAGGGGAGCAGGAAATGCTTCCATTGCTATGAAATCGCTGTTATTGGCCAATTTCTTGAATATGATTTTAGATCCACTATTCATATTTGGACTGGGGCCAATCCCAGGCATGGGAATAGAGGGAGCAGCCATAGCAACTACGACCGGAAGAACGATCGGTGTGATTTACCAGCTTGTTCATATTTTCAACGGAAGCTCTTTGATCAAATTAACGGTCAAAAACTTTGTTGTGAGGATAAAGACCATTGTTGAAATCATTAAGATTGGTTCAGCGGGTATAGGACAATTTCTTGTTGAGACATTAAGCTGGTTGTTCCTTGTTCGTATAGTAGCTGAGTTTGGAACAGAATATGTAGCGGGTTATCAGTTGGCTTTTCGAGTTATTGTATTCACGCTATTGCCCTCCTGGGGCATGGCGAACGCAGCAGCGACTCTTGTAGGACAAAACCTGGGTGCTAAAAGTCCCGAACGAGCAGAAACCTCCGTTTGGAGAACAGCTAAATGGAATACCATTTTTCTTATAAGTGTAGCTATAATATTCTCTATTTTTTCCAATCAGGTACTATCTGTTTTTAATCAATCGGGTATCGTTTTGGAAACGGCTATTAGTGCGCTGAGAATCATTTGTTTTGGCTACATATTTTTTGCTTACGGTATGGTAATCGGTCAGGCATTTAATGGTGCTGGAGATACTTATACTCCATTATGGATCAATATTGGAGTTTTCTGGGCCATTCAGATCCCATTGTCATACGTGCTGTCCATCGTTTATGACTGGGGTCCTGAAGGCGTGTTCTTTTGTGTAGCGTTTTGCCATAGCTTGTATGCTGTGATAGCAATTATGCTCTTTAAGAGAGGTAAGTGGAAAACGGTTAAAGTATAA
- a CDS encoding acyl carrier protein: MRSLIEIQKEIKQVIASELSFNTDELDDTKSFHDLGLDSVNSIFLLAKMEEKLSVYIDPMSVYDNPTIKSFSEYLYTQLNEAS, translated from the coding sequence ATGAGATCACTCATAGAAATCCAAAAAGAAATTAAACAGGTCATTGCGTCAGAACTGTCCTTCAATACTGATGAACTCGATGACACTAAGAGTTTTCATGATTTAGGCCTAGATTCGGTAAACAGTATTTTTTTGCTTGCTAAAATGGAAGAAAAACTAAGTGTCTACATTGATCCGATGAGTGTTTATGATAATCCTACAATTAAGTCTTTTTCAGAATATTTATATACTCAACTAAATGAGGCCAGCTGA
- a CDS encoding cytochrome P450 → MRPADFWKPTHPDFIRYPYDAYREIRKTGNIFKANTGDYVVMDYQNCKRILQDPSFETGLRYTWTEKMATELARKNDSFDHVKEAVAGMLVQINPPEQQQIRSTFAKSWPSIHELKETSEQVVNQVIDELPTNFDAISQICRKIPLQVISRLIGLPVKEVEDYAMDGINLVQILSPYLTYRDIKSISDSTSRLQTFFRQSILSDDYAPTRLTEKIIADYREKEMINLLLFVFIAGYETTSSLLALCLHNLISNKDDVANIKKYGAKPFINEMLRLHSPVQITGRVNTESVELDGQFIPKNSSLTVCLGAANVDPAHFEKPEEFVWNRTKREHLSFGYGMHFCLGNQLAEIEVEILIEKLLPILDRIKIVNEPVLRDQFTIKSYQSFDLAFT, encoded by the coding sequence ATGAGGCCAGCTGATTTTTGGAAGCCAACACATCCTGATTTCATCAGATACCCTTACGACGCTTATCGGGAGATTCGCAAAACAGGCAACATTTTTAAGGCTAACACAGGAGACTATGTGGTGATGGATTATCAAAACTGTAAGCGTATCCTACAAGACCCTTCTTTTGAAACCGGACTAAGATATACTTGGACCGAAAAAATGGCTACTGAATTAGCACGAAAGAATGATTCATTTGATCATGTAAAAGAAGCTGTCGCGGGAATGCTAGTTCAAATAAACCCACCTGAACAGCAGCAGATCAGGTCAACCTTCGCAAAATCATGGCCAAGCATTCATGAATTAAAGGAAACATCCGAACAGGTAGTAAATCAAGTAATTGACGAATTGCCCACCAACTTTGATGCGATTAGTCAAATCTGCCGTAAGATTCCACTGCAGGTAATAAGTAGACTTATTGGACTACCAGTGAAAGAAGTAGAAGATTATGCGATGGATGGAATTAATCTTGTACAAATACTGAGTCCGTACCTAACTTATCGAGACATTAAGTCAATAAGTGATTCTACCAGTAGATTACAAACGTTTTTTAGGCAAAGCATTCTTTCAGATGATTATGCTCCAACACGACTTACAGAAAAAATAATTGCTGATTATCGTGAAAAAGAAATGATCAATTTGCTTCTTTTTGTTTTCATCGCGGGATATGAAACGACTTCTTCTTTATTAGCACTATGTCTTCATAATTTAATTAGCAACAAGGATGATGTAGCTAATATTAAAAAATACGGAGCTAAGCCTTTTATAAACGAAATGCTAAGACTGCATTCCCCTGTGCAAATAACGGGAAGAGTCAATACTGAATCGGTTGAACTAGATGGACAATTCATTCCAAAAAATTCATCACTTACTGTATGCTTGGGAGCTGCAAACGTGGATCCTGCTCACTTTGAGAAACCTGAAGAGTTTGTTTGGAATAGAACCAAACGTGAACACTTATCATTTGGATACGGAATGCATTTCTGTTTGGGAAATCAATTGGCCGAGATTGAAGTAGAAATACTTATTGAAAAGTTACTCCCTATTTTAGATAGAATAAAAATTGTAAATGAGCCCGTTCTTAGGGATCAATTTACGATTAAGAGCTATCAATCATTTGATTTGGCATTTACGTGA
- a CDS encoding mechanosensitive ion channel family protein, which translates to MRFVLLLAVFVSSFFTIAQDKYVNLSSPYGSVNTFLSNLQSENFNDSLAALTFNPSERGIQVAKKSVTKLKRVLDGRGLFIYMDEVPKSPNYIDSTSKRSKYVLLDSYPKIFLLKAEDGNWYFSDASIDQVNELYQETFRFGTGRLLNLLPKLGTKKTFGLYTYQYIAIFILALISTLVYKIFSFFTERILSRIVKRTGYTGEASEKYLWQLARPASVFIIVLLLLLFTPALQLPVTYSKYVNIILRVMLPLFGTVIMYRMVTIVSIFLLRMAQRTESTLDDQLVPLLRKTLKTFVLIIGTLLILDNLDIPILPLLTGLSIGGLAFALAAQDTIKNFFGSVMIFIDKPFQVGDWITSDNVDGTVEEVGFRSSRIRTFRNSLIYVPNSKLADNTIDNHGLRNYRRFFTHISITYDTPPEMIEVFVKGLRQIVDDHPHTWKENYHVYFNEMSSSSLNIMFYIFFSVPTWGEELKCRHEVLMSIMKLGQELGINFAFPTQTLHIENMPGQPSLSPTYMAGDEAESKLQTIFKKG; encoded by the coding sequence ATGAGATTCGTACTCCTTTTAGCAGTTTTTGTTTCTTCATTCTTTACTATAGCTCAGGATAAGTATGTGAACTTATCGAGTCCATATGGTTCCGTCAATACATTTTTATCCAATCTACAATCAGAAAATTTTAATGATTCATTAGCAGCCCTCACATTCAATCCTTCTGAACGTGGAATACAGGTTGCAAAAAAATCTGTTACTAAGCTAAAAAGAGTATTGGATGGTAGAGGTCTCTTTATCTACATGGATGAGGTTCCTAAATCTCCTAACTATATAGACTCTACATCTAAAAGGAGCAAATATGTTTTACTTGACAGTTACCCTAAAATATTTCTTCTTAAAGCAGAAGACGGAAACTGGTATTTTTCAGACGCCAGCATAGATCAGGTTAATGAACTTTATCAGGAAACATTCAGGTTCGGAACGGGAAGGTTACTCAACCTTCTTCCAAAGTTAGGAACTAAGAAAACCTTTGGGCTATACACCTATCAATACATCGCCATCTTCATTCTAGCTCTAATAAGCACGTTAGTCTATAAGATTTTCTCATTTTTCACAGAACGTATTCTTAGTAGAATCGTAAAACGCACAGGATACACCGGAGAGGCATCAGAAAAGTATCTCTGGCAGCTTGCCAGACCTGCTAGTGTTTTTATCATCGTGCTCTTACTGCTGCTCTTCACTCCCGCTTTACAACTTCCTGTTACGTATTCTAAGTATGTAAATATCATACTTAGAGTTATGCTGCCACTTTTCGGTACAGTCATCATGTATAGAATGGTCACCATCGTAAGCATATTTCTTTTACGAATGGCTCAACGTACGGAAAGCACACTTGACGATCAGTTGGTTCCATTACTCAGGAAGACATTGAAGACGTTTGTCTTGATTATAGGCACACTGCTTATTCTTGACAATCTTGATATTCCTATTTTACCACTATTGACCGGTCTTTCTATTGGAGGTCTTGCTTTTGCACTTGCAGCACAGGATACCATTAAGAACTTTTTTGGGTCCGTGATGATCTTTATTGACAAACCCTTCCAAGTAGGTGACTGGATCACTTCTGATAATGTAGATGGTACTGTGGAAGAAGTTGGTTTCCGATCTTCCAGGATACGTACGTTTCGCAATTCATTAATCTATGTTCCCAATAGCAAATTAGCTGATAACACCATTGACAATCATGGTCTTCGAAATTATAGAAGGTTCTTCACACATATTTCTATCACTTACGATACTCCCCCAGAAATGATTGAGGTATTTGTAAAGGGGCTAAGACAAATAGTAGACGATCACCCTCATACCTGGAAAGAGAACTATCATGTGTACTTTAATGAAATGTCCTCAAGTTCATTGAACATCATGTTTTACATCTTCTTCAGTGTTCCTACCTGGGGAGAGGAGCTAAAATGCCGGCATGAAGTTTTAATGAGCATCATGAAATTGGGGCAAGAGTTGGGAATAAACTTCGCATTCCCTACGCAAACACTGCATATCGAAAATATGCCTGGACAACCATCTTTGTCTCCGACCTACATGGCAGGAGATGAGGCAGAGTCTAAACTTCAAACAATTTTTAAGAAAGGGTAA
- a CDS encoding dihydrofolate reductase family protein, with protein MRKIVYYVATSLDGYIAAEADDVSMFAMEGEGVDQYMYDLESFDTVIMGRKTYEFGYQFGLKPGQPAYQNMEHYIFSDSLYFDNSHCQVNVVPVELEKLTELKDQVGSDIYLCGGGVFAGWLLKNGMIDELKLKINPLILGKGVKLFGDCSAGVKLKPIYNQSFDNGFQINTYKVINT; from the coding sequence ATGAGAAAAATCGTTTATTACGTAGCTACTTCTCTAGATGGTTACATTGCAGCAGAAGCTGATGATGTCAGTATGTTTGCGATGGAAGGAGAAGGTGTAGATCAGTATATGTATGATCTGGAGTCCTTTGATACCGTTATTATGGGCCGAAAGACCTATGAGTTTGGCTATCAATTTGGACTTAAACCGGGACAGCCAGCTTATCAAAATATGGAGCATTATATATTTTCAGATAGCCTCTATTTTGACAATTCCCACTGCCAGGTCAATGTGGTACCTGTTGAACTCGAAAAACTTACAGAACTAAAAGACCAGGTAGGTAGCGATATCTACCTATGCGGTGGAGGGGTTTTTGCAGGTTGGTTGTTGAAAAATGGAATGATCGATGAGTTAAAGCTGAAGATCAATCCATTGATATTGGGGAAAGGAGTTAAATTATTTGGGGATTGCTCAGCGGGGGTAAAACTCAAGCCTATCTATAATCAATCATTTGATAATGGATTTCAAATCAATACTTATAAAGTAATCAATACTTAA
- a CDS encoding M3 family metallopeptidase, producing the protein MSNPLLSAFETPFELPPFDKISNNHYLEAIEQALKEAKNEIDIIIKNEEDPTFHNVIEQLEQSGEKLQRNASILFNLNSAETNDEIQKITQDISPKLSAFDSEVKQNDQLFNKVKQVYEKRDSLDLSDEQQKLLHETYFDFVRRGVELEGDKKARFKEISIELSKLSLSFSEHVLSETNEYELVISDENDLSGLPSDVKERASDLAEKKGKENAWMFTLQAPSYIPFMEYADNRSLREKMYRAYMCKCLKGDANDNQELVLKTIRLKAELASLLGYASFADYILEQRMAESPNKVIDFLNDLLSKSLPKAKEEVEEIKQFIKAQGNDMELQRWDWAYYSEKLRKEKYELDDELVKPYFKLENVIDGVFETAEKLYGISFRENQGLPVYHDEVKAYEVLGESGEVVSIFYADFFPREGKRGGAWMTSYRSEKYREGERVIPHVSIVCNFTPSSSNHPSLLKFNEVETLFHEFGHALHGMLADTKYQSLSGTSVYWDFVELPSQIMENWCYEKECLNLFAKHYETGELIPADLVDRIRRSSTFHEAYATVRQLSFGLLDMEWHSLSQKEADVISSVPDFEDEAFAATELFPKVDNTNMSVQFSHIFAGGYAGGYYSYKWAEVLDADAFSVFQQNGVFDKTTADSFKKNILSQGGTAHPMELYKRFRGQEPTSEALLKRAGLV; encoded by the coding sequence ATGTCGAATCCACTTTTATCAGCCTTTGAGACTCCTTTTGAATTACCACCTTTTGATAAAATTTCTAATAATCATTACTTAGAAGCTATAGAACAAGCCTTGAAGGAGGCTAAAAATGAGATAGACATTATAATTAAGAATGAGGAAGATCCTACTTTTCACAATGTAATAGAGCAGTTAGAGCAAAGTGGAGAAAAGCTTCAGCGCAATGCTTCTATTTTATTCAACCTCAACTCTGCAGAAACCAATGACGAGATTCAAAAAATAACTCAAGACATTTCACCCAAACTGTCTGCATTTGATAGCGAAGTGAAGCAGAATGACCAACTATTTAATAAGGTAAAGCAGGTATATGAAAAAAGAGACTCACTTGACTTATCTGATGAACAGCAAAAATTGCTTCACGAAACATACTTCGATTTTGTGCGAAGAGGAGTAGAACTGGAGGGAGATAAGAAAGCAAGATTCAAAGAAATTAGCATTGAATTATCAAAGCTGTCACTTTCTTTTTCAGAGCATGTTCTTTCGGAGACAAATGAATATGAGCTGGTTATTTCTGATGAAAATGACCTGTCAGGTCTTCCGAGTGATGTAAAAGAGCGGGCTAGCGATTTAGCGGAAAAGAAGGGAAAAGAAAATGCATGGATGTTTACACTACAGGCTCCCAGCTATATTCCTTTTATGGAGTATGCTGATAATAGATCTTTAAGAGAAAAAATGTATCGCGCATACATGTGTAAGTGTCTCAAAGGAGATGCGAATGATAATCAAGAGCTTGTTCTGAAAACAATTCGCTTGAAGGCGGAACTAGCTTCACTTCTAGGCTATGCATCTTTTGCCGATTACATACTAGAGCAACGTATGGCTGAATCTCCCAATAAGGTGATAGACTTCCTAAACGACCTTTTGAGCAAGAGCTTGCCAAAGGCAAAAGAGGAAGTAGAAGAAATAAAACAGTTCATAAAAGCACAAGGCAATGATATGGAATTGCAGAGGTGGGATTGGGCTTATTATTCTGAGAAATTAAGAAAGGAAAAATATGAGCTGGATGATGAATTGGTGAAGCCCTACTTCAAGCTTGAAAATGTCATTGATGGTGTTTTTGAAACTGCAGAAAAACTATACGGAATCTCTTTTAGGGAAAATCAAGGATTACCTGTTTATCACGACGAGGTAAAGGCTTATGAGGTGCTGGGTGAATCGGGAGAGGTTGTCTCCATATTTTACGCAGATTTTTTTCCTCGTGAAGGAAAGCGAGGAGGAGCATGGATGACCTCTTACAGAAGTGAAAAGTACAGGGAAGGAGAAAGAGTCATCCCTCATGTGAGTATTGTTTGCAATTTCACTCCTTCTTCTTCCAATCATCCATCTTTGTTGAAGTTCAACGAGGTGGAGACCCTGTTTCATGAGTTTGGGCATGCACTCCATGGTATGTTAGCAGATACGAAATATCAAAGTTTATCTGGTACCAGTGTCTATTGGGATTTCGTAGAGCTTCCTTCTCAAATTATGGAAAACTGGTGCTACGAAAAAGAGTGCTTGAACCTCTTTGCCAAACACTACGAAACTGGAGAATTGATTCCAGCAGATTTAGTCGATCGTATTAGAAGATCATCCACCTTTCATGAGGCATATGCCACCGTAAGACAATTAAGTTTTGGACTGCTAGATATGGAGTGGCATAGCCTCTCTCAAAAAGAAGCGGACGTCATTAGTAGTGTGCCTGATTTTGAAGATGAAGCATTTGCTGCTACCGAATTGTTTCCAAAAGTTGATAACACCAATATGAGTGTACAATTCAGCCATATTTTTGCTGGAGGTTATGCTGGAGGTTATTACAGTTATAAATGGGCTGAAGTTTTGGATGCGGACGCTTTTTCAGTATTTCAACAGAATGGAGTATTTGATAAAACCACTGCAGATTCTTTTAAGAAGAATATACTTAGTCAAGGGGGAACAGCACATCCCATGGAATTGTATAAAAGATTTAGAGGTCAGGAGCCTACGTCAGAAGCACTGTTGAAACGAGCAGGACTGGTCTAA